From Aspergillus chevalieri M1 DNA, chromosome 4, nearly complete sequence, a single genomic window includes:
- a CDS encoding putative protein kinase (COG:T;~EggNog:ENOG410PG23;~InterPro:IPR017441,IPR008271,IPR000719,IPR011009;~PFAM:PF07714,PF00069;~go_function: GO:0004672 - protein kinase activity [Evidence IEA];~go_function: GO:0005524 - ATP binding [Evidence IEA];~go_process: GO:0006468 - protein phosphorylation [Evidence IEA]), whose product MPASVPSQQTPGKDSSGWVQSRSSNPSRDDDSSSGVEAPSSRRRLHKPVSEANLQSEASHQPSKSITGSRFGAMAKRRLSIRDQKAPQGPRPQESSQRSNLSGSFYHSGDSSIDSISDRHNHLNNSRVNIRSASMVNLSNIDYNQTPPENADFLAPVNFDDLHNSIVAEPSLNHFPMPGNGGAENQPPEFPSTNPWAAVTNDENDASGRTRSGSIRRKSEVPRLVGSNLPADSARPSTSGNPRTRRSSLIQATSASSATSRAPRKSVGTGSYPSGVATRRQSLSARKASAADQQNGLLQPRGQNLDPNRTSDESKLPTHSRTIKAKSLQPPTREPRENYLSTTTAVDHTRSSSTNAVRTPMKNQLTGPAPTTPSSSNKRVSVMPHHVTGLGARTISPTDARRLQRMSAAPQVPPVPYTPPTQTDPVPVRPRSCVQSPSYIPRKSVTPSSTRTTPDPNRKSYTSGLSLTPNTANSARNLASSVQTRLSQTPSSSSRLPTPKPRVEHVVADEEEVPPVPAIPKAFESPKGEEEQPIFPTSRKSSLAVDPSRPKSKRDSDLDTNHTGDDSSERSGGSAMKTPEAKPRAPVGVSKKSLQPLKLPPLNLLPLGTPMATKIEALKDREEEGARKAHTPSAQLLPKTPSTPMTASKANFFQARDEDDVGMPLTQARSSTSHFVVSSGTSGLRTASSSSALASFDSTPSANRATSPYVSYALPKSNSDYNYLRSNAGGDYSQKAPQTPKLTSSRPQTQTPVISSNGERISQISTPSEPENAGQPTPSFRSKLHLTRMRSNSKSQQPDANGDPVKHDKMPPPKIPSSSTWNNLSSVRSRSPTLKPGYLQSRRQASISSGNLPTARKPSFSSEQSLALEPSPSNDSDKSDANSTRSGTSILSPVHKIINSARSSAASNQRTVDPNVDPDAVAGDEEMRRLGSKRKDFESAARELDDLRRKAGPKERVSPAQALRMANLNIFERGEIIDFKDIFFCGTQNAKKHVGDLHAQAANFGYDDDRGDYNIVIGDHLAYRYEVIDVLGKGSFGQVVRCVDHKTGGLVAVKIIRNKKRFHQQALIEVNLLQKLKEWDPHRRHSVVNFTQSFYFRGHLCISTELLGMNLYEFIKAHDFKGFSLKLIRRFTKQMLSTLVLLHAKKVIHCDLKPENILLVHPLSSEIRSIDFGSSCFENEKVYTYIQSRFYRSPEVILGMSYGMPIDMWSVGCILAELYTGYPLFPGENEQEQLACIMEIFGPPEKHLIEKSTRKKLFFDSMGKPRLTVSSKGRRRRPSSKDLRQVLRCDDEAFLDFLCRCLRWDPARRLNPHDALRHEFITGVKLPARSRTYTATSSPGKRVATGPLPSTGRPLPEPPATSMKNGSFVRSRDVSGNSPVKPHLAKRHPTVSGSQPSTPGKRTMSTNVTSTPSSALPRVAARSISGKPDLATAAAATSLRTK is encoded by the exons ATGCCGGCATCAGTACCGTCCCAGCAAACGCCTGGGAAAGATTCGTCAGGTTGGGTTCAATCCCGGAGCTCCAATCCGTCTCGAGACGATGACTCGAGCTCTGGAG TTgaagctccatcttcccgcAGACGATTACACAAGCCCGTTTCGGAAGCTAATCTACAATCCGAAGCTTCCCACCAGCCCTCTAAAAGTATCACCGGGTCGCGTTTTGGTGCCATGGCCAAGAGGAGGCTGTCCATTCGCGATCAGAAGGCGCCTCAGGGTCCGCGACCGCAGGAATCCTCGCAAAGAAG TAACTTATCCGGCTCATTCTACCACTCCGGGGATTCCTCAATCGACTCAATAAGCGATCGCCATAACCATCTCAACAATTCGCGCGTTAACATCCGATCGGCCAGCATGGTGAACCTCTCGAATATCGATTACAACCAAACGCCTCCCGAAAATGCAGACTTCCTAGCACCGGTCAACTTCGACGATCTACACAATAGTATCGTGGCGGAGCCAAGCTTGAACCACTTCCCCATGCCCGGAAACGGAGGCGCTGAAAATCAGCCTCCGGAATTCCCTTCGACCAATCCCTGGGCAGCAGTCACCAACGATGAGAATGATGCGTCGGGGCGGACACGGAGCGGTTCTATTCGGCGGAAAAGCGAGGTACCTCGTCTAGTTGGATCAAACCTGCCGGCGGATTCTGCGCGCCCGTCGACTTCTGGCAACCCTCGGACTCGTCGTTCGAGTCTTATTCAAGCCACAAGTGCCAGTAGTGCAACTTCACGGGCGCCGCGTAAATCTGTTGGGACGGGTTCTTATCCTTCAGGTGTTGCTACCAGGCGTCAGAGTTTATCGGCTCGCAAAGCCAGTGCTGCCGATCAGCAAAACGGCCTCCTTCAGCCTCGAGGACAGAACCTCGACCCGAACCGGACCAGTGACGAATCAAAGCTTCCGACGCATTCGCGGACGATAAAAGCCAAGTCACTTCAACCCCCGACGAGAGAACCTCGCGAAAATTACTTGTCGACCACCACGGCGGTCGACCATACCCGATCCTCTTCGACCAATGCTGTCCGGACGCCGATGAAAAACCAACTTACTGGGCCGGCTCCGACAACCCCGTCCTCATCCAACAAAAGAGTTTCTGTCATGCCGCACCATGTCACTGGTCTTGGGGCTCGCACGATAAGCCCTACCGACGCACGACGGTTACAACGGATGTCAGCAGCTCCTCAAGTGCCTCCAGTACCCTACACTCCTCCGACCCAAACCGATCCCGTTCCGGTTCGGCCACGCTCGTGTGTCCAATCTCCATCATACATCCCGCGAAAGAGTGTCACCCCTTCGTCGACCAGAACAACACCCGATCCAAACAGGAAGTCCTACACATCTGGGTTGTCCTTGACACCCAACACTGCCAATTCTGCTAGGAACTTGGCAAGTTCTGTACAAACAAGGCTGTCGCAAACTCCGTCTTCGTCCTCTCGGCTCCCGACACCCAAGCCCCGCGTGGAACATGTGGTtgccgatgaagaagaggtgCCGCCAGTACCCGCGATTCCAAAAGCGTTCGAGTCCCCCAAGGGCGAGGAGGAGCAACCGATTTTCCCCACGTCACGCAAATCGAGCTTGGCGGTGGACCCCTCCCGTCCCAAGTCCAAGCGTGATTCCGATTTGGACACCAATCACACCGGTGATGATTCGTCCGAACGCTCTGGCGGAAGTGCTATGAAGACTCCCGAGGCCAAGCCCAGGGCCCCGGTGGGCGTTTCGAAGAAGAGCCTGCAACCGTTGAAGTTACCGCCTCTCAACCTACTCCCTCTTGGCACACCAATGGCGACCAAGATTGAAGCACTGAAGGATCGAGAGGAGGAAGGGGCTCGTAAAGCCCATACGCCTTCCGCACAACTTCTGCCGAAGACACCAAGCACACCGATGACCGCTTCGAAAGCGAACTTTTTCCAAGCCCGCGATGAAGACGATGTGGGCATGCCTCTGACTCAAGCTAGGAGCAGCACATCGCATTTTGTGGTGAGCTCAGGCACATCGGGCCTCAGGACAGCTAGCAGCTCCAGCGCACTTGCATCGTTCGATAGTACTCCCAGCGCCAACAGGGCCACTTCGCCTTACGTTTCCTACGCTCTTCCCAAGAGCAACAGCGACTATAACTACCTCCGGAGCAATGCCGGCGGAGACTATTCTCAAAAGGCACCCCAAACTCCGAAATTGACCAGTTCTCGTCCTCAGACGCAAACACCCGTTATCTCTTCGAATGGCGAGCGTATCAGTCAAATCTCGACTCCGTCTGAACCTGAGAATGCCGGCCAGCCGACCCCGTCTTTCCGGAGCAAGCTGCACTTGACGCGGATGCGTAGCAACTCCAAGTCGCAGCAACCAGATGCGAACGGTGACCCCGTCAAGCACGACAAGATGCCACCTCCCAAGATCCCAAGCTCTTCAACTTGGAACAACTTGTCATCGGTCCGATCCAGGAGCCCGACCCTTAAACCTGGCTATCTTCAATCTCGAAGGCAGGCATCTATATCCAGTGGAAACCTGCCCACGGCGAGAAAGCCCAGTTTCAGTAGTGAGCAGAGTCTTGCGCTGGAGCCAAGTCCTTCGAATGATTCTGACAAGAGTGATGCGAACTCGACTCGTTCTGGTACCTCAATTCTGTCGCCCGTTCACAAGATCATAAACTCCGCAAGGTCAAGCGCAGCAAGCAACCAACGGACCGTGGATCCCAACGTTGATCCGGATGCCGTTGCGGGTGATGAGGAAATGAGACGACTTGGTAGCAAGCGCAAGGACTTTGAGTCTGCTGCACGAGAACTGGATGACTTGCGTCGCAAGGCAGGACCAAAGGAGCGCGTCAGTCCAGCACAAGCGCTGCGGATGGCGAACTTGAACATCTTTGAACGCGGCGAAATTATCGACTTCAAGGACATCTTCTTCTGCGGGACTCAGAATGCGAAGAAACATGTCGGTGATCTGCACGCCCAGGCGGCTAATTTCGGCTATGATGATGACCGCGGTGACTACAATATCGTCATTGGGGATCATCTAGCATACCGATACGAAGTCATTGATGTCCTCGGTAAGGGAAGTTTCGGTCAGGTAGTGAGGTGTGTTGATCACAAAACTGGTGGCTTGGTTGCCGTGAAGATCATCCGCAACAAGAAGAGGTTCCATCAGCAAGCATTGATCGAGGTCAACCTTCTCCAGAAATTAAAGGAATGGGATCCGCACCGTCGTCACAGTGTGGTCAACTTCACCCAGAGCTTCTACTTCAGAGGCCATCTCTGCATATCAACAGAGCTTTTGGGCATGAACCTCTACGAGTTCATCAAAGCCCACGACTTCAAAGGATTCTCGTTGAAGCTCATTCGTCGTTTCACGAAACAAATGCTCAGCACGTTGGTCCTGTTGCACGCCAAGAAGGTTATTCATTGCGATCTGAAACCGGAAAATATTCTCCTGGTCCACCCGTTGAGCTCAGAGATTCGGTCCATCGATTTCGGATCAAGTTGTTTCGAGAACGAAAAGGTATACACTTATATCCAGAGTCGTTTCTACCGTTCGCCTGAAGTCATCCTGGGTATGTCCTACGGTATGCCTATCGATATGTGGAGTGTTGGCTGTATATTGGCTGAGCTATACACTGGTTACCCGCTATTCCCCGGAGAGAACGAACAGGAGCAGCTTGCATGCATCATGGAGATCTTTGGACCTCCGGAAAAGCATCTCATCGAGAAGAGCACACGGAAGAAGCTATTCTTCGACTCTATGGGCAAGCCAAGGTTGACCGTTTCTTCCAAGGGCCGGCGACGCCGGCCAAGCTCCAAGGACCTTCGACAGGTCCTGAGGTGTGATGACGAAGCCTTCCTCGACTTCCTCTGCCGGTGTCTGCGCTGGGACCCCGCTCGTCGTCTTAACCCTCATGATGCCCTTCGGCACGAGTTCATCACGGGCGTTAAATTGCCCGCGCGTTCCAGGACGTACACGGCCACGAGCTCGCCAGGAAAACGGGTCGCTACCGGGCCGCTCCCGTCTACCGGAAGGCCACTTCCGGAACCACCTGCGACCAGCATGAAGAATGGCAGCTTTGTCCGCAGCCGGGATGTTTCGGGTAACTCACCCGTGAAGCCGCACTTGGCGAAACGGCATCCTACTGTGAGTGGTTCGCAACCATCGACTCCCGGAAAGCGGACGATGAGTACAAATGTTACGTCTACGCCTTCGTCAGCGCTGCCACGGGTTGCGGCTAGAAGTATAAGTGGGAAACCGGACCTCGCCACGGCGGCGGCAGCCACCAGCTTG AGGACCAAATGA